In a single window of the Streptomyces sp. NBC_00285 genome:
- the murG gene encoding undecaprenyldiphospho-muramoylpentapeptide beta-N-acetylglucosaminyltransferase, with protein sequence MHVVLAGGGTAGHIEPALALADALRRQDPSVGITALGTERGLETKLVPQRGYELALIPAVPLPRKPTPELITVPGRLRGTIKATEQILERTKADAVVGFGGYVALPGYLAAKRLGVPIIVHEANARPGLANKIGSRYAAQVAVATPDSKLRNSRYIGIPLRYSIATLDRAAARPEARRMFGLDPNLPTLLVSGGSQGARRLNEVVQQVAPWLQQAGIQILHAVGPKNELPHVQQMPGMPPYIPVSYLDRMDLAYAAADMMLCRAGAMTVAELSAVGLPAAYVPLPIGNGEQRLNAQPVVKAGGGVLVDDAELTPDWVRGNVLPVLADPHRLYEMSRAAAEFGRRDADELLVGMVYEAIASQRR encoded by the coding sequence GTGCATGTCGTACTCGCCGGTGGGGGGACCGCCGGCCACATCGAGCCGGCGCTCGCCCTCGCGGATGCCCTGCGCAGGCAGGACCCGAGCGTGGGGATCACGGCTCTGGGAACGGAACGGGGGCTGGAGACCAAGCTCGTCCCACAGCGGGGCTACGAGCTCGCGCTCATCCCTGCCGTCCCGCTGCCCCGTAAGCCCACCCCTGAGCTGATCACCGTCCCGGGCCGGCTGCGCGGCACGATCAAGGCCACCGAGCAGATCCTGGAGCGCACCAAGGCCGACGCCGTCGTCGGCTTCGGCGGCTACGTGGCGCTGCCCGGCTATCTCGCCGCCAAGCGCCTCGGTGTGCCGATCATCGTCCACGAGGCCAACGCCAGACCCGGTCTGGCCAACAAGATCGGCTCCCGGTACGCCGCCCAGGTCGCCGTCGCCACGCCGGACAGCAAGCTGCGCAACTCCCGCTACATCGGGATCCCGCTGCGCTACTCCATCGCCACCCTGGACCGGGCCGCCGCCCGGCCCGAGGCCCGGCGCATGTTCGGCCTCGACCCCAACCTGCCGACGCTGCTGGTCTCCGGCGGCTCGCAGGGCGCGCGGCGCCTGAACGAGGTCGTCCAGCAGGTCGCGCCCTGGCTCCAGCAGGCCGGGATCCAGATCCTGCACGCGGTCGGCCCCAAGAACGAACTGCCGCACGTACAGCAGATGCCGGGGATGCCCCCCTACATCCCGGTAAGTTACCTGGACCGGATGGACCTCGCGTACGCCGCGGCCGACATGATGCTCTGCCGCGCGGGCGCGATGACCGTCGCCGAACTCTCCGCCGTCGGGCTCCCGGCCGCCTATGTCCCGCTGCCCATCGGCAACGGCGAACAGCGGCTGAACGCCCAGCCGGTGGTCAAGGCCGGCGGCGGAGTGCTGGTCGACGACGCGGAGCTGACGCCCGACTGGGTGCGGGGCAACGTCCTGCCCGTGCTCGCCGACCCGCACCGGCTGTACGAGATGTCCCGCGCAGCCGCCGAGTTCG